A stretch of Imperialibacter roseus DNA encodes these proteins:
- a CDS encoding SRPBCC domain-containing protein has product MKDHKPVGQTKDAGFQIGVRKTFAVDRDTLWAFVLSKKGVRLWFGDVAAELPYHEPFRSDEGMEGLITTLQEGSHLRMKWKKPDWEHFSMLQIRVIPAADKATLSFHQDHLTDENQRAEMKANWTSIMEKVGDCVASL; this is encoded by the coding sequence ATGAAAGACCACAAACCAGTTGGACAAACAAAAGATGCCGGTTTTCAGATCGGCGTTCGGAAGACGTTTGCAGTCGACAGGGATACGCTCTGGGCATTTGTTTTATCTAAAAAAGGCGTTAGGCTTTGGTTTGGTGACGTAGCAGCTGAGCTCCCCTATCACGAACCTTTCAGGAGCGACGAAGGAATGGAAGGCCTTATCACCACCTTACAGGAAGGCTCCCATCTTAGGATGAAATGGAAGAAACCTGACTGGGAACATTTTTCTATGCTGCAGATCAGGGTTATTCCGGCAGCAGATAAAGCAACGCTTTCGTTTCATCAGGATCACCTGACAGATGAAAACCAGAGAGCAGAAATGAAGGCCAACTGGACCAGTATCATGGAAAAAGTAGGTGACTGTGTTGCGTCTCTGTGA
- a CDS encoding glycosyl hydrolase family 18 protein: MRVTSFAFFLQFLLLSTITSAQNDFRVVGYYSLKGAQTGEVKNVPFKQLTHINLWFLNPDTEGNFVDDLSGLTSFVKAAHKHDVKVLFSIGGGSHQPQYQALLEDGQRSKFIESLVMQVTKYGLDGLDVDLESANIDENYEVFVTELGVALRAQNKLMTAAIAVYYKDQLTNKAIAQFDFVNVMSYDRTGPWRPEKPGPHALYEHAVDDLTYFGEDRQVPKSKMTLGVPFYGYGYGPELTSKAISMSYGKIVETFNGSELKDEWTMPDGKILYYNGIPTIKRKVALAKEKASGIMIWQIQGDAKGSKSLLKAINQAK; the protein is encoded by the coding sequence ATGCGAGTAACCTCATTTGCCTTCTTTCTACAATTCTTGCTCCTCAGCACCATCACAAGTGCTCAAAATGACTTCAGGGTAGTTGGCTACTATTCGCTCAAAGGAGCCCAAACAGGAGAAGTGAAGAATGTTCCTTTCAAACAGCTGACGCATATAAACTTATGGTTTCTAAATCCAGACACGGAAGGAAACTTTGTCGATGACTTATCGGGCTTGACTTCGTTCGTCAAAGCAGCTCATAAGCACGATGTAAAAGTGCTCTTTTCTATTGGTGGCGGCAGTCATCAGCCGCAATACCAGGCACTGCTTGAAGATGGACAGAGAAGCAAATTCATTGAGTCACTCGTGATGCAGGTAACCAAATATGGACTGGACGGATTGGACGTCGACCTCGAAAGTGCCAATATAGATGAAAACTATGAGGTGTTTGTGACAGAACTCGGTGTAGCGCTCAGGGCACAAAACAAACTCATGACAGCAGCCATTGCCGTGTATTACAAAGACCAGCTTACCAACAAAGCCATTGCGCAGTTCGACTTTGTAAACGTGATGAGCTACGACCGCACGGGCCCCTGGCGGCCAGAGAAACCTGGCCCTCATGCCTTGTATGAGCACGCTGTGGACGACCTGACGTATTTTGGTGAAGATCGCCAGGTGCCGAAAAGCAAGATGACACTTGGTGTGCCTTTTTATGGCTACGGCTACGGCCCTGAACTGACTTCCAAAGCCATCAGCATGAGCTATGGCAAGATTGTCGAGACCTTCAACGGCTCAGAGCTCAAAGATGAATGGACAATGCCTGATGGGAAGATTCTCTATTACAACGGCATCCCCACTATAAAAAGGAAAGTGGCCCTTGCCAAAGAAAAAGCTTCCGGCATCATGATCTGGCAGATTCAAGGTGATGCCAAGGGGTCGAAGTCTTTGTTGAAAGCAATTAATCAGGCTAAATAG
- the pgi gene encoding glucose-6-phosphate isomerase translates to MLPKINPTSTEAWKKLKTHFSQMEKVHMKDLFKKDPSRFDKFHLKFEDILFDFSKNIITEETLNLLLELAEQVKLQEAKKQMYSGECINVTESRSVLHVALRNRSNTPIIVDGHNVMEDVNAELAKMKAFTEKLHTGELKGFSGKAIKHVVNIGIGGSDLGPYMVTESLKPYQVEGIESHYVSNVDGTHLLQTLKKVDPETTLFIIASKTFTTQETMTNAESARDWLLAACKDEKYVRNHFIALSTNTEKVVQFGIAEENMFKFWDWVGGRYSLWSAIGMSIACAIGFDNFMELHDGAHAMDNHFLNTSHGENLPTILALVGVWYNNFFEAESQAILCYDQYMHRFAQFLQQGEMESNGKSVGRDEKDVNYETGTIVWGEPGTNGQHAFYQLYHQGTKLIPCDFIASANSQNPLGDHQEKLLSNFFAQTEALMIGKTREEVIAELKKAGKSDEDIEALTPYKIFRGNRPTNSFLMKKLTPRALGSLIALYEHKIFVQGIIWNVYSFDQWGVELGKQLANQILPELLNGNAVTSHDSSTNGLINAYKGLKE, encoded by the coding sequence ATGCTCCCTAAGATAAACCCTACCAGTACTGAAGCGTGGAAGAAGCTAAAGACACATTTCAGTCAAATGGAAAAAGTGCACATGAAGGATCTTTTCAAAAAGGATCCTTCCCGTTTCGATAAATTCCATTTAAAGTTCGAAGACATTCTTTTTGATTTCTCAAAGAATATCATCACCGAAGAAACGCTTAACCTGCTGTTGGAACTTGCAGAGCAGGTGAAACTGCAGGAGGCCAAGAAGCAGATGTATTCAGGCGAGTGCATCAATGTAACCGAAAGTCGCTCAGTACTCCACGTAGCCCTGCGCAACCGTAGCAACACACCCATTATTGTTGACGGGCACAACGTGATGGAAGACGTGAACGCAGAGCTGGCAAAGATGAAGGCTTTCACGGAAAAACTGCATACTGGTGAATTGAAAGGATTTTCTGGTAAGGCAATCAAGCATGTTGTCAATATTGGCATAGGAGGCTCTGACCTGGGGCCCTACATGGTTACCGAATCGCTCAAACCCTATCAGGTAGAGGGCATTGAAAGTCACTACGTATCGAATGTGGATGGTACTCATTTGCTGCAGACGCTCAAAAAGGTAGATCCGGAAACTACCTTGTTTATTATCGCATCCAAAACCTTTACCACGCAGGAGACCATGACCAATGCCGAGTCGGCGAGAGATTGGTTGTTGGCTGCCTGTAAGGACGAGAAATATGTTCGCAACCACTTCATCGCCCTTTCTACCAACACGGAGAAGGTGGTGCAGTTTGGCATTGCCGAAGAGAACATGTTCAAGTTCTGGGACTGGGTGGGTGGCCGATATTCTCTTTGGTCAGCGATTGGGATGTCAATCGCCTGCGCCATCGGGTTCGACAACTTCATGGAGCTGCACGACGGTGCCCATGCCATGGACAACCACTTCCTGAACACATCCCACGGAGAAAACCTTCCAACGATATTGGCGCTGGTTGGCGTGTGGTACAACAACTTCTTTGAGGCTGAAAGCCAGGCCATCCTCTGCTACGACCAGTACATGCACCGCTTTGCACAGTTCCTGCAGCAGGGTGAAATGGAGAGCAACGGCAAGTCGGTGGGGCGTGATGAAAAAGACGTCAATTACGAAACTGGTACCATTGTGTGGGGTGAGCCGGGCACCAATGGCCAGCATGCTTTTTATCAGCTTTACCACCAGGGCACAAAGTTGATTCCTTGCGACTTCATTGCTTCGGCCAACAGCCAAAACCCTTTGGGAGACCATCAGGAAAAGCTTCTATCCAACTTCTTTGCTCAAACAGAAGCATTGATGATTGGCAAAACCAGAGAAGAGGTCATTGCAGAGTTGAAGAAGGCTGGCAAATCGGATGAAGATATTGAGGCGCTAACACCGTACAAAATTTTCAGAGGCAACCGACCTACCAACAGCTTCCTGATGAAGAAATTAACGCCCAGGGCACTTGGGTCGCTGATAGCCCTTTACGAACACAAAATCTTCGTGCAGGGCATCATTTGGAATGTGTACAGCTTCGATCAGTGGGGTGTGGAACTTGGCAAGCAGCTGGCCAATCAGATTCTGCCTGAGCTGCTCAACGGCAATGCAGTAACCAGCCACGATTCGTCTACCAACGGACTGATCAATGCTTACAAAGGGCTGAAGGAGTAA
- a CDS encoding amidohydrolase family protein, which translates to MKTRLCLVLALMGFISCSTPQQTDNKVYTAFTGATIIDGTGAAPIQNGVLLVADGRIAAMGTKNEVTLPDNITVNDLSGKTIIPGLINAHGHVGDVKGIEGGHYSKQNVIDNLSLFARYGVTTVVSLGADKGEAVALRAVADTTATQRARLYMAGEVISGNTPEEAVAVVDQNDAMGVDFMKIRVDDNLGSSAKMTEEVYQAVINRSHELGYKIATHMYYLDDAKKLLRAGSDFLAHSVRDLPVDDELIGLLREKKVCYCPTLTRELSTYVYEDTAAFFSDPFFLRTYNTSVVEPLLDPARQAQIRNNPSAQTYKQQLPTAMANLKTLSDNGVTIAFGTDSGIPTRFIGYFEHLEMAMMADAGLSPMQIIVSATSDAAKCLDLKDVGKLVTGYWADFVVLDANPLEDIKNSKSISGVWIAGEEVK; encoded by the coding sequence ATGAAAACTCGCCTCTGCCTGGTTCTTGCCCTTATGGGGTTTATTTCCTGCTCAACACCGCAGCAAACCGACAACAAAGTTTATACAGCCTTCACCGGAGCCACTATTATTGATGGAACTGGCGCTGCGCCTATCCAAAATGGTGTGCTGCTGGTAGCCGATGGCCGCATTGCGGCAATGGGGACAAAGAATGAGGTGACTTTGCCCGACAACATCACAGTGAATGACCTTTCGGGCAAGACCATCATCCCCGGTCTTATCAATGCACATGGCCACGTTGGTGATGTAAAAGGCATAGAAGGTGGGCATTACTCAAAGCAAAATGTGATCGATAACCTCAGCCTTTTTGCCAGATATGGCGTCACCACAGTGGTCAGTCTGGGGGCCGACAAAGGAGAAGCGGTAGCATTGAGGGCAGTAGCAGATACGACAGCCACGCAAAGAGCCCGTTTGTACATGGCTGGCGAGGTAATTTCCGGCAATACTCCAGAAGAGGCTGTTGCCGTAGTAGATCAAAATGATGCCATGGGCGTCGACTTTATGAAAATAAGGGTGGACGATAACCTTGGCAGCAGCGCAAAAATGACTGAGGAGGTCTATCAGGCAGTGATCAACCGCTCTCATGAGCTTGGTTACAAAATAGCCACTCATATGTACTACCTCGACGACGCCAAGAAGCTACTAAGAGCTGGTTCTGACTTCCTCGCTCACAGTGTTCGTGATCTTCCGGTAGATGATGAGCTCATTGGCCTGCTCAGAGAAAAGAAAGTTTGCTACTGCCCTACCCTCACCAGGGAGCTTTCCACTTATGTTTATGAGGACACGGCAGCCTTTTTTTCGGATCCATTCTTTTTGCGCACGTATAACACCAGCGTTGTTGAACCACTGCTTGATCCTGCCAGGCAGGCGCAAATAAGAAACAACCCTAGCGCCCAAACCTACAAGCAGCAGTTACCTACCGCCATGGCCAATTTGAAGACACTTTCTGACAACGGCGTCACCATTGCCTTCGGCACCGACAGTGGCATCCCCACCCGCTTTATCGGCTACTTCGAGCATCTGGAAATGGCCATGATGGCTGATGCTGGGCTAAGTCCCATGCAAATCATTGTGTCGGCCACCAGCGACGCAGCCAAGTGCCTCGATCTCAAAGATGTTGGCAAGCTTGTGACTGGCTATTGGGCGGATTTTGTGGTGCTGGATGCCAATCCACTGGAGGACATTAAGAACAGCAAGAGCATTTCAGGGGTTTGGATTGCAGGAGAGGAAGTGAAATAA
- a CDS encoding DUF5777 family beta-barrel protein has product MKRFSIFTLLAVFTIAPSLAQDLDDLLNSMESETIDYTTATFKSSRVINLHSPERVAPGAMEFRISHRFGPLNGGAYNLWGLDQSSVRFGFDFGLTKWLMVGVGRSTYEKTYDGFVKAAILSQSTGKKVMPISAVWVSNMSVNGLRWELPDRTNYFSSRIAFVHQLVLARKFSDRFSAEVVPTWVHFNLVDGTTDLNDIPAVGFGGRIKLSRRTALNGEYILRVADKNAPNVANYNDSFSIGFDIETGGHVFQLHLTNSLAMMEKGFIAENTDAWGNGGIHFGFNVTREFTLSKKSRME; this is encoded by the coding sequence ATGAAGAGATTTTCTATTTTCACACTTTTGGCAGTTTTTACCATCGCACCATCACTTGCACAAGACCTGGATGACCTGCTCAACTCGATGGAAAGCGAAACCATCGACTATACCACAGCCACTTTCAAATCCTCCAGAGTCATCAATCTCCATTCGCCCGAAAGAGTAGCCCCAGGAGCCATGGAGTTCAGGATCTCGCATCGTTTCGGGCCACTCAATGGGGGTGCCTACAACCTGTGGGGCCTCGACCAGTCTTCGGTCCGTTTCGGGTTCGACTTTGGACTGACCAAATGGCTCATGGTTGGCGTGGGGCGGTCAACCTACGAGAAGACTTACGACGGCTTTGTGAAAGCCGCCATCCTCAGCCAGTCAACTGGCAAAAAAGTAATGCCCATTAGTGCCGTTTGGGTCAGCAATATGTCGGTAAATGGTTTGAGGTGGGAGTTGCCCGACCGCACCAATTACTTTAGCTCACGCATCGCCTTTGTGCATCAGCTTGTGCTTGCCCGCAAATTCAGCGATAGGTTTTCGGCAGAGGTTGTCCCTACATGGGTGCATTTCAATCTGGTAGATGGCACTACTGATCTCAACGACATTCCCGCTGTTGGCTTTGGAGGCAGAATCAAACTCTCTCGCAGAACAGCCTTAAATGGTGAATACATTCTGAGAGTCGCTGACAAAAATGCGCCTAACGTAGCTAACTACAACGACTCCTTCTCTATCGGTTTCGACATCGAAACAGGTGGACACGTCTTCCAACTGCACCTCACCAACTCTTTGGCTATGATGGAAAAAGGATTCATTGCCGAAAACACCGACGCATGGGGCAATGGTGGCATACATTTTGGTTTTAATGTCACAAGAGAGTTTACACTGTCCAAGAAATCGAGAATGGAATGA
- a CDS encoding helix-turn-helix transcriptional regulator has product MNRIDRLFGVVTYIQSRKYTSLQQLAEKFDKSERTVFRDLRAISDMGLPLGFEPNKGYFITDGYFLPPVSFTNEEANALILMASLADQFTDKSIIRHSKTAVEKVKAVLKGSQKEGVDHLHEQTRVLKWHHDMLDAQYLTIIQTAISSKQVLKMTYENKGLETSTREVEPVGLLFYMFDWHMIAWCWKRNDYRDFRVVRIKKLECMAKPFKKQDHINLDDYIKNLPENFSNSMT; this is encoded by the coding sequence ATGAACAGAATAGACCGGCTATTTGGGGTAGTTACTTATATCCAATCCAGAAAATACACATCTCTTCAGCAGCTGGCCGAGAAGTTCGATAAAAGTGAGCGAACGGTGTTTCGTGACCTTCGGGCAATTTCTGACATGGGCCTGCCCCTGGGTTTCGAACCCAACAAGGGATACTTCATCACTGACGGCTATTTCCTCCCTCCGGTTTCCTTCACCAATGAAGAAGCCAACGCACTTATACTCATGGCTTCGCTGGCCGACCAGTTTACCGACAAGTCCATTATCAGGCACAGCAAAACGGCTGTCGAGAAAGTAAAGGCTGTACTTAAGGGAAGCCAAAAGGAAGGCGTGGATCACCTGCATGAGCAAACCCGGGTGCTTAAGTGGCACCATGACATGCTTGATGCGCAGTATCTCACTATCATTCAAACGGCCATCAGCAGTAAGCAAGTGCTTAAAATGACATATGAAAACAAAGGGCTTGAAACCAGCACCAGAGAGGTGGAGCCTGTCGGTCTTTTGTTCTACATGTTCGACTGGCACATGATTGCCTGGTGCTGGAAAAGAAACGACTACCGTGACTTCCGTGTGGTACGGATAAAGAAGCTTGAATGCATGGCAAAACCCTTTAAAAAGCAGGATCACATCAACCTTGACGACTACATAAAAAATCTTCCTGAAAATTTTTCAAATTCGATGACATAG
- a CDS encoding YceI family protein, whose amino-acid sequence MKKTSKLTFTVLLALFVYAGTARAQIYMLESSNVRFFSDALIEDITATTTSAQGLVNVADKTFSFRVPIKTFEFAKDLMKEHFNENYMESEKHPYGTFKGSIVGNFDFTKNGVYEVTARGVLDVHGVPQERSIPAKLFVEGSVVRLESVFMVKLVDHDIEIPQIVFQNIAEEIEVTIKSDLVPYKK is encoded by the coding sequence ATGAAAAAGACATCGAAATTAACCTTTACAGTGCTCCTCGCTCTTTTCGTATATGCAGGAACGGCCAGAGCTCAGATTTATATGCTGGAAAGCTCCAACGTACGCTTCTTCTCCGACGCACTGATAGAAGACATCACAGCGACTACCACTTCGGCTCAAGGTTTGGTCAATGTGGCCGACAAAACCTTTTCCTTCAGAGTGCCGATTAAAACATTCGAGTTCGCCAAAGACCTGATGAAGGAGCACTTCAACGAAAACTATATGGAGAGTGAAAAGCATCCCTATGGCACTTTCAAAGGATCGATCGTTGGCAATTTTGATTTTACCAAAAATGGGGTTTATGAGGTGACCGCCAGGGGCGTACTGGACGTACACGGCGTGCCGCAAGAAAGGTCAATACCGGCAAAACTCTTCGTCGAAGGAAGCGTCGTTCGTCTTGAGTCAGTTTTCATGGTCAAATTAGTGGATCATGACATCGAAATTCCTCAGATCGTGTTTCAAAACATAGCCGAGGAAATTGAAGTGACCATTAAATCGGACCTGGTGCCTTACAAAAAATAG
- a CDS encoding DUF6377 domain-containing protein produces MKKHLLIALLVPYFAFSQEVTLLNTDSILTVLEGEIAIRETYVQKKLATLDAYKSSLSKSTSLTDKYRACWHIVDQYKSFQYDSAFFYSLKLSDLAYQIGSFECIQTARIKTAFVLESGGLLKEAADTLEAVDLTNVPDSIRSEFYSVTTRLYDFMAYFVKDFYYAKIYQQRSRDYMNRELALHSPSSLRSHFIRIQISQADGNFEETERVYLSMVKNFKLTHHQLAMRSYDMGVVFDEKFPEKAIYYKALSAINDIRGAVKENVSMRELAESLFRKGDLRRSSLFIKQALDDANFYSSRLRKVEVSDILPIIEGKQYQELESRNTRVIKYSYIITLLVIVLGLFLFIIFRQLSKLRISKRNLDAANESLFNTNHKLEESNKIKEAYIGQFFNLISEHLFKTEKLVTSINRKLSQRKFDDLSEITDNINSFKERELLYKNFDDMFLNLFPDFIEKLNGLLKKDEQLDSNMKLLTPEIRIYALMRLGINDNNQIARLLNYSINTIYTYKTRLKNKAIDPETFEESIIDI; encoded by the coding sequence ATGAAAAAGCACCTCTTAATTGCCCTTTTAGTTCCTTATTTTGCTTTCTCTCAAGAGGTTACTCTTTTGAATACCGATAGTATTTTAACAGTACTTGAAGGGGAAATTGCAATTAGAGAAACCTACGTACAAAAGAAGTTAGCCACCTTAGATGCGTATAAGTCCTCTCTCAGTAAATCAACCAGCCTCACAGACAAATACAGAGCATGCTGGCACATAGTGGATCAATACAAGTCGTTCCAGTACGATTCCGCATTTTTCTATTCTCTCAAGCTCTCTGACCTCGCCTATCAAATCGGATCGTTTGAATGTATTCAAACCGCCCGCATCAAAACAGCTTTTGTGCTGGAGTCGGGCGGACTCCTGAAGGAGGCTGCAGACACCCTGGAGGCGGTAGACCTCACAAACGTTCCCGACAGTATCCGAAGTGAGTTCTATTCCGTCACCACAAGGCTCTACGATTTTATGGCCTACTTCGTAAAGGATTTTTATTACGCCAAAATCTACCAGCAAAGAAGCAGAGACTATATGAACAGGGAATTGGCGCTTCATTCTCCGTCCTCCCTTCGCTCTCATTTTATCCGCATCCAGATTAGTCAGGCTGATGGGAACTTTGAAGAAACAGAAAGAGTCTACCTCTCAATGGTCAAAAATTTTAAGTTGACTCACCATCAGTTAGCCATGAGATCGTATGATATGGGAGTTGTCTTTGATGAAAAATTCCCGGAAAAAGCCATTTACTACAAAGCGCTGTCTGCCATAAATGACATAAGAGGTGCTGTAAAGGAGAACGTCTCTATGCGGGAACTTGCAGAAAGCCTTTTCAGGAAGGGCGACTTGCGTCGGTCATCCCTGTTTATCAAGCAAGCCCTCGATGATGCCAACTTCTACTCTTCCCGGCTTCGAAAAGTGGAAGTGTCAGACATACTTCCAATTATCGAGGGAAAGCAGTACCAGGAGTTGGAAAGCCGAAACACAAGGGTCATCAAATACTCCTACATTATCACACTGTTGGTGATTGTGCTGGGGCTTTTCTTGTTTATCATTTTCAGACAGCTCAGCAAACTCCGGATATCAAAGCGGAACCTCGACGCTGCCAACGAGTCACTTTTCAATACCAATCACAAACTGGAAGAATCCAACAAAATCAAAGAGGCCTATATTGGACAGTTTTTCAACCTGATTTCGGAGCACCTGTTCAAAACTGAAAAACTGGTGACATCCATCAATCGAAAACTGAGTCAACGAAAGTTTGACGACCTCTCAGAAATCACCGACAACATTAATTCCTTCAAAGAGCGGGAGCTGCTTTACAAGAATTTCGATGATATGTTTCTCAACCTCTTTCCTGATTTTATTGAGAAGCTGAATGGCCTGCTGAAAAAAGATGAGCAGTTGGATTCGAATATGAAGTTACTCACACCTGAAATCCGCATATACGCTCTTATGCGACTAGGGATCAATGACAATAATCAGATAGCCAGGCTATTGAACTATTCGATCAATACCATTTACACTTACAAAACACGACTTAAGAACAAGGCTATCGACCCCGAAACTTTTGAAGAATCCATCATAGATATATAG
- a CDS encoding T9SS type A sorting domain-containing protein — translation MKIILFVFSLAISISAIAQNDMRFVADPDQASSRFTSQTGLIRGGQITKNQTSRLYLPTGEYQVHWRRSQIQQYDSIYTGRGWKASQVDLWEGYSLGERSQFTATTVDKRINSVNWIDDGKAYQLTRQATGKYSFSMLQPIELADGGICGFEAMVNRGAPLQPARLAYTSCQLIEFQLVTDLALNASPEQFAIAEAKMIEWFAIVQTYFISFDIDFKLRIKQLVIPIDESPFPARDDPSVKSFGDINFHLRNWLEEKGISASLFDFTMGITQFNYPTGNFIGHLFAGPENSLGIVLIEEQSSLSYTVATIVHEVGHGFGAGHDPTTGYIMSADLSGGSWSSKSKYEINEYMSSEEVLAHLNECPRLVFSAEIDEKKVNLTWETDYEYNVSYYVLVLADNGILDTIPAIGKENEPVSYQFVHENPGNIRNIYRIYQFSVFDEQLTSANIAVDLSGAKGQDGTTYGPNPFNEHLYVDLADPTDELIIYDISGRIYFQGHLSETSFDLATGVWKKGLYFVRVNNEVFKVIKE, via the coding sequence ATGAAAATCATCCTGTTTGTTTTCAGTCTCGCTATAAGCATTTCTGCAATTGCGCAAAATGATATGAGGTTTGTGGCAGATCCAGACCAGGCCAGCAGTCGATTTACGTCGCAAACTGGACTCATCCGAGGGGGGCAAATCACGAAAAATCAGACAAGTCGGCTTTACTTGCCGACGGGTGAGTATCAGGTTCATTGGCGTAGAAGTCAGATTCAGCAATATGATAGCATTTATACAGGCAGGGGATGGAAAGCGAGCCAAGTTGATTTATGGGAAGGGTATTCCTTGGGTGAGCGAAGTCAATTTACTGCGACTACAGTAGATAAGAGAATCAACAGCGTTAACTGGATTGATGATGGTAAAGCTTACCAGCTTACCAGACAGGCGACTGGGAAGTATAGTTTTTCGATGCTTCAGCCAATTGAGTTAGCCGATGGTGGGATTTGTGGATTTGAAGCTATGGTAAACAGGGGAGCACCATTACAGCCAGCACGCTTGGCATATACTTCTTGTCAGCTTATTGAATTTCAATTAGTAACTGATCTTGCACTCAATGCCTCTCCAGAGCAATTTGCAATCGCTGAAGCGAAAATGATCGAGTGGTTTGCTATTGTCCAAACTTACTTTATAAGCTTTGATATTGACTTTAAGTTAAGGATCAAACAGCTCGTAATTCCTATTGATGAAAGCCCATTTCCAGCAAGAGATGACCCAAGTGTCAAAAGTTTTGGCGACATCAACTTTCATTTGCGAAACTGGTTGGAGGAAAAGGGAATTTCAGCCAGCCTGTTCGATTTCACCATGGGTATCACCCAGTTCAATTATCCAACGGGTAATTTTATAGGGCATCTCTTCGCTGGGCCAGAAAACTCACTTGGCATAGTGCTAATAGAGGAACAGTCATCACTCTCTTACACTGTGGCGACTATTGTTCATGAAGTCGGTCATGGATTTGGTGCCGGGCATGATCCAACAACAGGTTACATCATGTCGGCAGATTTGAGTGGAGGCTCCTGGAGTAGCAAGAGTAAGTATGAGATCAATGAATATATGTCCTCAGAGGAGGTGTTGGCCCATCTTAATGAATGTCCTCGTCTGGTGTTTTCGGCTGAAATCGACGAGAAAAAAGTTAACCTAACCTGGGAAACCGACTATGAATACAATGTCAGCTATTACGTCTTGGTTTTGGCTGATAATGGTATTCTTGATACTATTCCAGCGATCGGTAAAGAAAATGAACCGGTCAGTTACCAGTTTGTTCACGAAAACCCTGGGAACATAAGAAACATTTACCGTATCTATCAGTTTTCAGTTTTTGACGAGCAGCTTACGTCGGCTAATATAGCTGTTGATCTGTCGGGGGCAAAGGGGCAAGATGGAACTACCTATGGCCCCAACCCATTTAACGAACATTTGTATGTTGACCTGGCCGACCCGACAGATGAGCTCATTATCTATGATATATCCGGCAGGATTTATTTCCAGGGGCACTTATCAGAAACCTCATTTGATTTGGCCACTGGGGTATGGAAGAAGGGGCTTTATTTTGTTAGAGTGAACAATGAAGTTTTTAAGGTCATCAAAGAATAG